From the genome of Adhaeribacter pallidiroseus:
AATACCAAAAACATTATTAATACCGAATACCAGCAAGCCTTGGCTAATTACAAAAGCGACCTGAACGAGTGGAATACGACCAAAGGCAACGTAGCCGTAGCCGAAGATGTGTACCGAATTTTAAAACTACAGTACGACGAAGGCATAAAAACCTACCTGGAAGTAATTACCGCCGAGACCGATTTGCGCACTACCCAGCTCAACTATTTCAATGCCTTATACCGACTGCTGTCCAGCAAGTTAGACTTGCAACGCGCTCAAGGAACCATTAATGTAAACTAATTCTGAAAGCAAAACTTTAAAATTTATCATGAATAGAAAATTATATTCGTTGCCGGTGGCGGTAATCTTCGCCCTCTTACTGGTAGCTTGCAATAAATCCAAAGATGCCGCTCAGCAAAACCCCTTGAACGCTCCGGTACCTGTTAATGCCTACACCGTTTCGCAGGAACAAGTAGTAGGTACCGATACCTACCCCGGCACCGTAGTAGCTTTAAACGAAGTAGAGTTGCGCCCGCAGGTAGCTGGTTATATTACCAACATGTATGTGCAGGATGGGCAACAGGTAACTAAAGGCCAAAAGCTGTACGAAATAGACCGGACACAATATCAGGCGACTTACAACCAAGCCCAAGCGAACTTACGAAGTGCGCAGGCCAACCTGGAAAGAGCTCGCCAAGATGCCGAACGCTACGAAAATTTAGCTAAGCAAGATGCCGTAGCTAGGCAACGCGTAGATTACGCCCGCGCCGAATTAGGCACTGCCCAGGCGCAGGTAGCCGCCGCCCAGGCTGGCGTATCCGGAGCCTCTACTAACTTACGGTATTCGGTTATTACCGCCCCCATGAGTGGCCAAATCGGGATTGCCCAAGTGAAAGTAGGTTCGCAGGTTTCGCCGGGTACCACGCTGATTAATACCATATCGGCCGATAACCCGATTGCCGTGGACATGGTGATTAATGAAAGTGAAGTGCCGCGTTTTGCCCGCTTACAAAATAAAGCCGCGAAGGATTCTACCTTTACTATCCAGTTTTCGGACGGTAGCGTTTACCCGTACCCCGGCAAAATACAGGCCATTGACCGGGCCATTAACCCACAGACTGGTACCCTAACTGTGCGGGTAGGTTTTCCGAACAAAGACCGCCAACTTATACCGGGTTTAATTGCTATAGTACGGGTACGCAACGCCGATATCGGTGAGCAGCTGGTAATTCCGAACAAAGCAGTAACCGAGCAGATGGGTGAATATTACGCCTATGTTATTCAGGGCGATTCGGTGGTACAGAACAAAGTAGCGCTGGGCAGCAAAGTAGCGGATAAAGTAGTAATCCGGGAAGGGCTAAAAGCCGGCGACAAAGTAGTAGTGGAAGGAACCCAGAAATTACGGCCAGGTGCTAAAATAACATTGGGTACTCCGCAACCAGCACCGGGTGCTGCTGCCTCCCGGTAAATTATCGGTTTAAGCACTCCCCTTAATTGTTTTCCATCTAAAAATTTAAAAAAAGCAGCCGCCAAAAGCCATTTTGCTCGAACAGCCAGACTAAAATTTAAAATTTTCAGCAATTAACCATTGATAATTAAGTACGCATCAGGTTAAATACTTGTAATCTGTAACCTGCACCCTTTAACCTGTAACTTTTAACTCAGCATGATATCAGAAGTATTTATAAGAAGGCCCGTTACCGCTATCGTTATATCCATCGTAATTCTACTGGTAGGAACGCTGGCAATTTTAAATTTACCCATCAGCCAATACCCTAATATATCACCGCCGGTGGTTTCGATTACCGGTAACTACACGGGTGCCGATGCGCAAACCGTAGAGCAAACCGTAACCACGCCCGTAGAAACCCAGGTAAACGGTACGCCCGGTATGACCTATTTGTCGTCGAACAGTACCAGCACCGGGCAAATGTCCATGGACGTAAACTTTGACGTGGGCACCGATGTAGACATTGCGACCCTGGACGTGCAAAACCGGGTAAGTATTGCCGAACCCCGCCTACCGGAAGAAGTGCGCCGCTTGGGTTTAACCGTTCGGAAGCGGAACCCCACCATTATGATGGTAATTACCTTTTATTCCCCTAAAGGTACCCACGACATTAAATTCCTGGATAACTACACCAACATTTACATCCGCGACGCTATTTTACGGGTACCGGGCGTAGGGGATATCAACACGGTAGGGGAAGAATTTAGCATGCGCGTGTGGTTACAGCCTGATAAATTGTCGCAATTAGGCGTAGCGCCTACCGAAGTAGCCGCGGCCTTACGGGAACAAAACGTACAAGTAGCCGCTGGTTCGGTGGGCAGCGCTCCGCAGTATTCTACCCAGGCCTTTGAATATCCGTTAACCGTAAACGGGCGCTTAACTGGTCAGGAACAATTTGAAAATATTATTGTGCGTACCCGGCCCGAAGATGGCTCCGTGGTTTACCTGCGCGATGTCGCCCGTTTAGAATTAGGCAGCTTTGGTTACACCCGGCAAGCTTTTATTAATGGCCAACCGGCTACTTTCTTGTTAGTATACCAGTCGCCGGGTAGTAACGCGTTGGATACTGCCGAAGGTGTTTACAAAGCCTTGGCTAACATGAAAAAAACCTTTCCGGCCGATATGGATTACAAAGTTTCTTTCGAAACCGTTTCGGTGGTAGAAGTGTCGATTGAGGAAGTAATTCATACCTTAAGCGAAGCTTTATTGCTGGTAATTCTGGTAGTGTTCTTGTTCCTGCAAAACTGGCGGGCCACGCTGGTACCTATCTTGGCGATTCCGGTTTCGATTGTGGGTACGTTTATTTTCTTTATCCCGCTCGGGTTTACCATTAACACGCTTACTTTATTTGGTTTCGTACTGGCCATTGGTATTGTGGTGGATGATGCCATTGTGGTGGTAGAGGCTGTACAGCATTACATCGACCACGAGCGGCTGTCGGCGAAAGAAGCTACCCGCAAAGCCATGAAAGATATTACGGCGCCGGTTATTGCTATTGCCTTAATATTAGCGGCGGTATTTATTCCGGTAGGTTTTATTCCGGGTTTAGTAGGCCGTTTGTACCAGCAATTCGCGATTACCATTGCCATTTCGGTATTAATCTCGGCTTTTGTGGCGCTAACCTTAACGCCGGCGCTTTGCTCGCTGATGTTGCGCCCCATGAACCTGGATAAAAATTCGCGGGGCCTTAACAAGCTATTTTTTAAATTTAACGAATGGTTCGCGCGGGTAACCAATGCGTACTCCAATGGGGTGCGCCGCAGCATAAAAGCGGCACCTTTAGTATTAATTTTACTGGTTTGCGTGTATGCCGGTACTTTAGGTTTATTCCGCACCAAGCCAACCGGCTTTATTCCTACCGAAGACGAAGGCCGTTTGTTCGTGACTTTTGAGCTCCCCCAAGCTGCTTCGAGTAACCGGACCATCGCGGTTTTAAAAGAAATTTCGGAACACTTACGGACTACGCCGGGCGTGAACAATTACTCGGCCATTGCGGGCTTAAACGTGCTGAACTTTTCCATTAAATCCAACAGCGGTACTATTTTCGTGCAGCTTAAACCTTGGGCCGACCGGAAAGAAGCGTCGCAGCAGCTTTTTGCCATTGTGGGTACGTTGCAGCAAAAATTTGCCACCGTTAAAGATGCGAATATTGTGGTAGTGCCCCCACCCGCCGTGCCGGGTTTAGGACGCACGGGGGGTTTTAGCTTTATCTTGCAGCAACGCGAAAGTACCGATGATATCAAAGCTTTTGAAGGCATCGTGAACAACTTTTTAGCCGAAGTCCGAAAACGGCCCGAAATTACGGGTGCCTTCTCGTTCTTTACGGCCCGTACGCCGGGTTACCAGTTGCAAGTAGACCGCGAAAAAGTTAAAAAGTTAGGCGTTTCTCTTACGGATGTTTTCTCCACCATGTCCACGTTTATGGGTAGCCAGTACGTGAACGATTTTACCATGTATGGCCGCAATTTTAGAGTAGTAGCCCAAGCCGATACTTCTTTCCGGGACGATATCCGGGACTTAAGTCAGTATTACGTAAAAAACCAGCGAGGAGAGTCGGTACCGCTTAGCGCAGTCGTTTCGCACCAGGTTACCGAAAGTGCCCCGGTAGTATCGCATTATAACTTGTTTCGGTCGACGGAAATAAACGGTAACCCGGCGCCGGGTTATAGCAGTGGCCAGGCGATTGCGGCTTTGCAAGAAGTGGCGGCCAAAGTACTGCCCGCGGGTTATGGTTACGAGTTTTCCGGCCTGAGCCGCGAAGAATTATCGTCGGGGAATACCACTATATTCATTTTTGCCTTATCCATTACCCTGGTGTTTTTGTTGCTAGCGGCTTTGTACGAAAGTTGGTCGGTGCCGTTCTCGGTATTGCTGGCCGTGCCTTTAGGCGCTTTTGGGGCAATAGTCGCGTTAATTTTCTTGCCTAAGCTTACTAATAATATTTACGCGCAAATAGGTTTAATTACTTTGATTGGCTTAGCGGCCAAAAACGCCATTTTGATTGTGGAGTTTGCCAAAGAACGGGTAGATAATGGCGTAGAAATATTAGCCGCCACCATTGATGCCGTTAAACTGCGCTTGCGCCCAATTATTATGACTTCCCTGGCCTTTATTCTGGGGGTTTTGCCTTTGGCTTTCTCCAGCGGAGCCGGAGCCGTAGCCCGGCAAACCATTGGCTGGACGGTGGTAGGCGGAATGCTTTCGGCTACGTTCCTGGCTTTGTTTGTGGTGCCGGTACTATTCTTAAAAATCACGCAGTTTGCTTACGGTAAAAAGCAGTTAGCCGCCTTACAAGAAAAACATCCCCAGGTAGACTACGACCACGCCGGCGATGGGTTTACCCACTAAGCATTTTTAAACCTGCATAAAAAAACACCCGGCATTTTAATTAAAATGCCGGGTGTTTTTTTATGCAGGTTTACCTTAATTTAAAGCAAAAATTTAAAAAAGTCTGACTACGAACAACTATTAATTACTTATACCACAGGGCTGGATTTGTTCGTATCTTTCTCCGAAGACGAAGGTGCGGCGACAGTATTTACCAACTCTTGGTCTAGATTCACTAACCGGCTTTCCAGCGAAACTTTATAAGAATAATATTTAATAATTTTATTTAATGCTTTTTCCTGACCTACAATTTCTTTTAAGTAATCCAGGTAGTGGTACACTTGTTTTCTATCCAGATTCTGAACATCTAAATTTTCAAAAATCCAATCGATTAAGCCAGCCGACATGTTGTTGTATATAAAGAACTGAATATAACAAGATTGGTGCCCGGCGGTTTATAGAAATACGTATTTACATTTGTATTTATACGGAAATTTTAAATAGATTTCAACCATTATTATACTTGTTATCATTGCAAAAATTTAAAAAACCAACGCAGCGTACATGTAAAGTCAGTTGTTTTTTCTGGTTCTTGTTTTTTATCTATCCCGTAACTGTATCTGCCCAAACTTTTCCGGTAGATGCGGCCACAGGTAAAATTTATTACGCCGAAGAAGTTCTGGTTAAAGATGGCCCTCAGTTAGAATTATATCACCGGGCTAAAGCTTGGTTTGCCCCAATTGGCAAAGTAAAAATTGTAATTAAAGTAGATGACTTGCCCAATGGTGTCCTCATTGGGCAGACTTATTCGCCCTTTTCATTTACAAGCCCCGGAAAAAAACAAACGTATCATTTGGGGTACACACTAAAGTTAGAAATAGAAGACGATCGCTATTGGTACAGCTTAACCGATTTTTGGTTAGAGCCGGTAATACCCTTACAAGCGCATTCAGCGAAGCAAGTAATTGGCCAGCAACCTTTAGAAATAGCGGTGTTACCCCAAAAAGAGAAACCAGTACCAAACAAAGTTTTAGCAGAAGCCGTGCAGAAAACCATTCTTGCCTTCATTCAAAATCTGAAAGAATCGTTGGATTAAGCTTTATAAGAAGCTTTTGTTAGGTTTTAGGTAAATTTTTTAATTTAAATAAGAGAAACATGCTGCTGCTTTACTATATCTGGAATTTAGTGGTAAACTTTTTTACGGTGTTCCCTCCTACTCCCCAGTTCGAAGCCCAAACCATTGATAACGCCATTTCCATCGGCTACGGCTTAGCCATTGGCGACGTAAACGGCGATCGTAAACCCGATATTTTACTGGCCGATCAAAAGCAATTTGTCTGGTACCGCAACGGCGACTGGAAACGTTTTGTGCTGGCCGAAAACCTGACGGAACGTGATAATGTGTGCATTGCGGCTCAGGATTTAGATAACGATGGTAAAGTAGAAATTGCCGTTGGGGCCCAGTGGAATCCCGGCGAAACACTAGATACCACGCAATCAGGGGCGGTTTTTTATTTAATGCGGCCGAAAGACCCTACGCAAGTTTGGGAAGCCGTACGTTTACCACATGAGCCTACCGTACATCGCATGCGCTGGGTGAAATCTAAAACGGGCGGCTCATACTTAGTGGTGGTTCCCCTACATGGCCGGGGCAATAAAGCCGGCGAAGGGGCTGGGGTAAAAATTAAAGCGTACCAACTGCCAATTAATCCCCGGAGTGCCTGGCCCACCTTTACGCTCCACAATACCATGCACCTGACGCATAACCTGGAAGTAAAACAAGGCCAAACCGCCAAGCAAACCGATTTGTACGTGGCCGGGAAAGAAGGCGTGCGCTTTGTTTCCGATTTTAACGGAAAACTTTCCGCTAATAAAGCGCAGGAAATTGCGGGGGTAAACTTACCTACCGGCGAAGTCCGGTTGGGCAACATCAGCAAAAAACAGAAATTTCTGGCCACTATTGAACCCATGCACGGCACCGCTGTGGCGGTTTATACTTTAGGCCCAGCTGCTACGCGACAAGTGCTCGATGAAAACCTAAAAGAAGGACACGCCCTCGCTACGGCTGATTTACTAGGTTTAGGGCAAGACCAGGTAGTAGCGGGTTGGCGATTGCCCAACAGCGACAATAAAGTAGGCATTAAAATATACGTACCCACCCATGCAAACAGCACTCAGTGGCAGACTTACTGGGTAGATGATAACACCATGGCCACCGAAGATCTGCAAGTACAGGATTTAAATGCCGATGGCAAACCCGACATTATTGCGGCCGGTCGGGCTACCAAAAATTTAAAAATTTACTGGAACCGGTCGAAGTAAATAGACTGATTCCTAATCAAAAAGCTATTTTCTCTTTAACCGTAACGTTCTTCTAAACCTAGCCCAAATAAGGCAAAATCATACTTTACTGGGTCCAGCGGGTCGAACTCTTGTAGCTGAAGAGTTAACTCCACGGCCGTTTGCCAATCAGTTTGCGGCCGGGTAATCAGGCCTAAACGCCGGGCTACGCGGTCTACGTGCACGTCGCAGGGGCACATTAAATCGGCGGGTTGCATGTGCTGCCACAAGCCAAAATCTACACCTTGGTTATCCTGGCGCACCATCCAACGCAAATACATATTAATGCGTTTACAAGCCGACTTTCGTGCTGGGGTAGAGATATGCTTGCGGGTGCGGACCGGTGCCTCAGGTAACGAAAAAACCAGGTTATGAAAATACTCCAGCCGGTCTTTCTGGTTTAAAATCTTGATCACATCGGGTCCCACAAAAGCGATTTCCAAACTATCGTGCTGATTATAAAATTGGTGCAGAAAATAGACCAGGTATAATAAATCAGTATCGTTGAAGGTGCGGTGTTTAAAACCCAGTAAAGCTTTTAAATCTTGTTCCTGATGATTTTTGATGAAGTCGTACGGCGCATGATCAAAGCGTAGCAGCAGTTCGTTGCATTTCGCGATAATGGTTTTTCGTTGCCCCCAGGCCAACATAGCCGCAAAAAGTCCACTGATTTCAATATCCTGTTTCAATGTAAACTGGTGCGGAATAGAAATCGGATCGTCTGGGATAAAAGCGGGTTGGTTAAATTTATGGTAGTTTTGTTCCAGTAAAAGATAGATTTCTGCCGCTTGCATCTTGGCTTCAGATAAAAAATTTAAAAAAAATAACTCTATTAAGACCTTGGACACCAAGATCTTGATAGAGTTACCGGTAAAGAAAATTTAAAATGGATTAAGGCATGTAATTCACTTCTACCTGAAAGCGGCTGGCCGTAGCCGCTAGTTTTTGGTAAGCTCTTTTGGATAACCGAATAATTACCCGGTCATTATCGGTGTTTTCGGGTAGTTTACCGCTTACCCGCACGTATACACTTTGGTTATTCAGGGTATTTTTAACTTGCAAGATAGTACCCACCGGTGCTGTTTTGTGCAAGGCCAAATACTTGCTGCCTTCACTCTTATCAATTACTTCGGCTAAACCACTTTCCGAAATCCGGCTTAAATTTTCCGAAACCCGGGTTTCCGTACGTTCTACCTTAGCGGGCTCACTTTCTTTGGTTGGAGCCGGTAGCGCCACTGGTTTCGGTTCCTCGCGGCGAGGGTTTGGTTTTGCTGTGGTTACACTCGGCGTAACAGTAGTTGCGGGAGTTGTTTCGGGTGCATCGGCATTACTGGCGGTTGTTCCGGCGCTGGTAGCGGGCGGAGTTACTACTAACATTTGGCCTTCCTGCAAGTTATCGGAAGTTAAGTTATTCCATTTTTTTAAATCCGCGGGGCTCACGTTATACAAGCGCGCTATAGCGTATAAAGTTTGCCGGGCTTCTACTTGGTGTTGACCGTTTTTGCTAGCAGCGCCGGCCGGGGTAGTAGGTTCTGGTATGGCAGTAACTGGACGAGTAGCGGTTGTAGTGGCAGTTGCGGTGGGAGACGTTGTGGTTGGTAGGGGAGTTCCGGCACGACCCGGCACAAAAACCGTTTGCCCCACTGTTAAGGAAGTAAGCCCCGGATTAGCTTGCTGCACGGCCGTAACGGGCACGCCATATTGCCGGGCTAAGCCATACAGTGTTTCTTTGGGTTCTACTTTATGAATTATAAAATTTTTACCATTTTTTACTACCGTACCTACCGAATCAATTACCAATGGATTGGCCATGCAGGTAAGTTGGGCAAAAACCAAAGAAAAAAAAGCTGCCAAAAAATATTTACGCATGATACTAAAACTAACTCTTAAACGATTTTACTATTTCAAATTTAAGTTTTCGGCCCATATAAAAAAACTATGTTTGCGATTGGATTTGTAATTTTAAAACGGCCGGAATAAACACCTGATTAGCTATTGTTCTTGTTAAAGAATAGTAATTCCGATAAGGAGTATTAAAAATTTAAAAAACAATAACAAAGGCTACCGATACCATAATAGTAGTTTAAAATTACTCTCCGCAGGGTAAATTTTTTAAAAATTTACCCTGCGGATTACCCCGGATTATTGATTGGAAGAAAGGATTTTATCAGCTACTTCGTACTGCACTTCTACCATAAAACGTTTATCCAGGGCACCTAAACGCTGGTAAGCTCTTTTGGAAACTTTTACGACTACTTTCTCATTGGTACCAATCTCCGGCAGTTTACCAATTACCCGCACCGACACTGCCTGGTTATTCATGAGGTTACGCACCGTAATAAACGACCCTACGGGAGCCGTTTTGTGCAAAGCCAGGTACTTGTTACCTGATCTCCCTTCGCTGATTAACTCGGCCAGGCCACTTTCCGTTACCCGCGAAAAAGTTTGCCGGGGAGCAGTACTTGCCGCATTGTCTTCCGGGCTATTTACCGGATTTTGCGAAGGAATAATGGCGGGCCGGGAAACCACCACGGGAGTGGTAGCAACCGCCGTAGATTCAGGCTTTACTGGTTTAACCGGCGCTAACACTACGCTACTATTAGATTTAGGGGTTGGTTCGTGCAGCTTTACAATCAAGGTTTGGTTGTTGTGCACGTTGTTGTCCGGCAGGTTATTCCATTTTTTTAATTCCTCTACGGTTATGCCGTATTGCCGGGCTATGGAAAATAAAGTTTGCTGCTTATCTACCTGGTGCACACCGTTGCCTTGCCCATCGAACA
Proteins encoded in this window:
- a CDS encoding efflux RND transporter periplasmic adaptor subunit; the encoded protein is MNRKLYSLPVAVIFALLLVACNKSKDAAQQNPLNAPVPVNAYTVSQEQVVGTDTYPGTVVALNEVELRPQVAGYITNMYVQDGQQVTKGQKLYEIDRTQYQATYNQAQANLRSAQANLERARQDAERYENLAKQDAVARQRVDYARAELGTAQAQVAAAQAGVSGASTNLRYSVITAPMSGQIGIAQVKVGSQVSPGTTLINTISADNPIAVDMVINESEVPRFARLQNKAAKDSTFTIQFSDGSVYPYPGKIQAIDRAINPQTGTLTVRVGFPNKDRQLIPGLIAIVRVRNADIGEQLVIPNKAVTEQMGEYYAYVIQGDSVVQNKVALGSKVADKVVIREGLKAGDKVVVEGTQKLRPGAKITLGTPQPAPGAAASR
- a CDS encoding efflux RND transporter permease subunit; the protein is MISEVFIRRPVTAIVISIVILLVGTLAILNLPISQYPNISPPVVSITGNYTGADAQTVEQTVTTPVETQVNGTPGMTYLSSNSTSTGQMSMDVNFDVGTDVDIATLDVQNRVSIAEPRLPEEVRRLGLTVRKRNPTIMMVITFYSPKGTHDIKFLDNYTNIYIRDAILRVPGVGDINTVGEEFSMRVWLQPDKLSQLGVAPTEVAAALREQNVQVAAGSVGSAPQYSTQAFEYPLTVNGRLTGQEQFENIIVRTRPEDGSVVYLRDVARLELGSFGYTRQAFINGQPATFLLVYQSPGSNALDTAEGVYKALANMKKTFPADMDYKVSFETVSVVEVSIEEVIHTLSEALLLVILVVFLFLQNWRATLVPILAIPVSIVGTFIFFIPLGFTINTLTLFGFVLAIGIVVDDAIVVVEAVQHYIDHERLSAKEATRKAMKDITAPVIAIALILAAVFIPVGFIPGLVGRLYQQFAITIAISVLISAFVALTLTPALCSLMLRPMNLDKNSRGLNKLFFKFNEWFARVTNAYSNGVRRSIKAAPLVLILLVCVYAGTLGLFRTKPTGFIPTEDEGRLFVTFELPQAASSNRTIAVLKEISEHLRTTPGVNNYSAIAGLNVLNFSIKSNSGTIFVQLKPWADRKEASQQLFAIVGTLQQKFATVKDANIVVVPPPAVPGLGRTGGFSFILQQRESTDDIKAFEGIVNNFLAEVRKRPEITGAFSFFTARTPGYQLQVDREKVKKLGVSLTDVFSTMSTFMGSQYVNDFTMYGRNFRVVAQADTSFRDDIRDLSQYYVKNQRGESVPLSAVVSHQVTESAPVVSHYNLFRSTEINGNPAPGYSSGQAIAALQEVAAKVLPAGYGYEFSGLSREELSSGNTTIFIFALSITLVFLLLAALYESWSVPFSVLLAVPLGAFGAIVALIFLPKLTNNIYAQIGLITLIGLAAKNAILIVEFAKERVDNGVEILAATIDAVKLRLRPIIMTSLAFILGVLPLAFSSGAGAVARQTIGWTVVGGMLSATFLALFVVPVLFLKITQFAYGKKQLAALQEKHPQVDYDHAGDGFTH
- a CDS encoding DUF4468 domain-containing protein — protein: MFFIYPVTVSAQTFPVDAATGKIYYAEEVLVKDGPQLELYHRAKAWFAPIGKVKIVIKVDDLPNGVLIGQTYSPFSFTSPGKKQTYHLGYTLKLEIEDDRYWYSLTDFWLEPVIPLQAHSAKQVIGQQPLEIAVLPQKEKPVPNKVLAEAVQKTILAFIQNLKESLD
- a CDS encoding FG-GAP repeat domain-containing protein — protein: MLLLYYIWNLVVNFFTVFPPTPQFEAQTIDNAISIGYGLAIGDVNGDRKPDILLADQKQFVWYRNGDWKRFVLAENLTERDNVCIAAQDLDNDGKVEIAVGAQWNPGETLDTTQSGAVFYLMRPKDPTQVWEAVRLPHEPTVHRMRWVKSKTGGSYLVVVPLHGRGNKAGEGAGVKIKAYQLPINPRSAWPTFTLHNTMHLTHNLEVKQGQTAKQTDLYVAGKEGVRFVSDFNGKLSANKAQEIAGVNLPTGEVRLGNISKKQKFLATIEPMHGTAVAVYTLGPAATRQVLDENLKEGHALATADLLGLGQDQVVAGWRLPNSDNKVGIKIYVPTHANSTQWQTYWVDDNTMATEDLQVQDLNADGKPDIIAAGRATKNLKIYWNRSK
- a CDS encoding TIGR02757 family protein; its protein translation is MQAAEIYLLLEQNYHKFNQPAFIPDDPISIPHQFTLKQDIEISGLFAAMLAWGQRKTIIAKCNELLLRFDHAPYDFIKNHQEQDLKALLGFKHRTFNDTDLLYLVYFLHQFYNQHDSLEIAFVGPDVIKILNQKDRLEYFHNLVFSLPEAPVRTRKHISTPARKSACKRINMYLRWMVRQDNQGVDFGLWQHMQPADLMCPCDVHVDRVARRLGLITRPQTDWQTAVELTLQLQEFDPLDPVKYDFALFGLGLEERYG
- a CDS encoding LysM peptidoglycan-binding domain-containing protein, with translation MRKYFLAAFFSLVFAQLTCMANPLVIDSVGTVVKNGKNFIIHKVEPKETLYGLARQYGVPVTAVQQANPGLTSLTVGQTVFVPGRAGTPLPTTTSPTATATTTATRPVTAIPEPTTPAGAASKNGQHQVEARQTLYAIARLYNVSPADLKKWNNLTSDNLQEGQMLVVTPPATSAGTTASNADAPETTPATTVTPSVTTAKPNPRREEPKPVALPAPTKESEPAKVERTETRVSENLSRISESGLAEVIDKSEGSKYLALHKTAPVGTILQVKNTLNNQSVYVRVSGKLPENTDNDRVIIRLSKRAYQKLAATASRFQVEVNYMP
- a CDS encoding septal ring lytic transglycosylase RlpA family protein, whose protein sequence is MRKYLFSAFVFCSVVAVTSSWANAAPVDSIGTVVVNGTQFIRHQVTAKETIFSVARKYGVGVSKIKQANAGLNTLQVNQVILVPATAAIASKTPKTNVAKTTVPKGNRVLVSSQPIGPALFDGQGNGVHQVDKQQTLFSIARQYGITVEELKKWNNLPDNNVHNNQTLIVKLHEPTPKSNSSVVLAPVKPVKPESTAVATTPVVVSRPAIIPSQNPVNSPEDNAASTAPRQTFSRVTESGLAELISEGRSGNKYLALHKTAPVGSFITVRNLMNNQAVSVRVIGKLPEIGTNEKVVVKVSKRAYQRLGALDKRFMVEVQYEVADKILSSNQ